One Rhizoctonia solani chromosome 1, complete sequence DNA window includes the following coding sequences:
- a CDS encoding heat shock protein HSP90 family protein: MRFCRTIVLTASVLGSLVSAQDGTSKKFEYQVGCIHVTVVTWSIVINSLYSHKEVFLRELISNANDALEKLRLISLTDKSYQIPDSPLNITIKLVGTLAKSGTSEFLNKAEKDTSGNLIGQFGLGFYSSFLVADKVQVDAVITDTGIGMTADDSPKTLLPRRRQSSGCLSPPVSKANPDPLQHIFTSGSDDSNFEISVDPRGNSLGHSGTEITMYLKDEALEFLDEQRLNRVDFHIAAEPEKTKEAETDEDEAIIEDVKEDDEKKEEPASPPTPMKNVTTEEWQYSSSFREPKDVTKDEVNQFFMSTFKEHNGPLAHSIYKGDSGPVSFRTMFFIPSDLNEKFWQSAKPELNNIRLMVKRVFITSDLGPNAMPKWLSWLKAIVDADDLPLNVSRETLQSNRFLRQIPNILWIRGLQFQDAAKKGLKFGDEDEDAEEEKARQEKLKETFKPLLEYLKNETSNVVLIANMERLMAAQTGGKMKENDFMHDWAKKQKFLEINPNSPLIEGMLKKVQALIDIEEGEERDSQLEEELKEVASILVDGALVRSGFEVPDSNLFFTRMDRVLRRSLGVSETAKGDETVKPAPPVDDTPLEEPGVLPEGAFEDIIDNTADQKTFQPKVDVKVDALNDEEIEEMLNKKEQEVKRDEL, encoded by the exons ATGCGGTTCTGCCGCACCATTGTCTTGACTGCCTCTGTCCTAGGCTCGCTGGTTTCAGCCCAGGATGGTACTTCCAAGAAGTTTGAGTACCAGGTAGGTTGCATACATGTTACCGTGGTCACCTGGTCTATCGTCATTAATTCGCTGTACAGTCACAA GGAAGTGTTCCTGCGCGAGCTCATTTCCAATGCAAACGACGCTTTGGAGAAGCTTCGTCTCATCAGCTTGACGGACAAGTCTTACCAAATCCCAGACTCGCCTCTCAATATCACGATCAAGCTC GTTGGTACCCTCGCCAAGTCTGGTACAAGCGAGTTCCTTAACAAGGCGGAAAAGGATACTAGCGGAAACCTGATTGGCCAGTTCGGTCTTGGTTTCTATTCTAGCTTCCTCGTCGCCGACAAAGTTCAGGTTGACGCTGTTATTACTG ACACCGGTATTGGTATGACTGCTGATGACTCGCCAAAAACCTTG CTTCCTCGTCGCCGACAAAGTTCAGGTTGCCTCTCTCCACCTGTCTCCAAGGCAAACCCAGATCCACTCCAACACATCTTTACAAGTGGATCGGATGATAGCAACTTTGAAATCTCTGTTGACCCTCGCGGAAACTCGCTCGGCCATTCTGGAACCGAAATTACTATGTACTTGAAGGATGAGGCATTGGAATTCTTAGACGAGCAACGT CTGAACCGAGTCGACTTCCACATCGCCGCCGAGCCTGAAAAGACCAAGGAAGCCGAGACCGATGAGGACGAAGCTATCATTGAGGATGTCAAGGAAGATGACGAGAAGAAAGAAGAACCTGCATCTCCTCCTACTCCCATGAAGAACGTTACGACCGAGGAATGG CAATACTCATCGTCTTTCAGGGAACCAAAAGATGTAACCAAAGACGAGGTCAATCAGTTCTTCATGTCCACTTTCAAGGAGCACAACGGTCCTCTCGCCCACAGCATCTACAAGGGTGACTCTGGTCCAGTTTCGTTCCGCACCATGTTCTTCATCCCATCGGATCT GAACGAGAAGTTCTGGCAAAGCGCGAAGCCCGAGTTGAACAACATCCGTCTCATGGTTAAGCGCGTCTTCATTACCAGCGACCTCGGACCCAATGCCATGCCTAAATGGCTCAGTTGGCTCAAGGCTATCGTTGATG CCGATGACCTCCCTCTCAACGTCTCCCGTGAAACTCTCCAATCAAACCGGTTCCTTCGTCAGATTCCCAATATCC TCTGGATCAG GGGTCTGCAGTTCCAGGACGCTGCCAAGAAGGGTCTGAAGTTCGGGGACGAGGATGAAGATGCCGAGGAAGAAAAGGCCCGCCAGGAGAAGCTCAAGGAGACGTTCAAGCCTCTCTTGGAGTACCTCAAGAACGAGACCTCCAACGTTGTTTTGAT CGCAAACATGGAACGTCTTATGGCCGCCCAGACTGGAGGAAAGATGAAGGAGAATGACTTTATGCAC GATTGGGCGAAGAAGCAAAAGTTCCTTGAAATCAACCCGAACTCCCCGCTGATTGAAGGAATGCTCAAGAAGGTCCAGGCTTTGATTGACATTGAAGAAGGAGAGGAGAGGGACAGTCAACTTGAAGAGGAACTAAAGGAAGTTGCATCTATTCTCGTTGACGGAGCCCTCGTCCGCTCTGGTTTCGAGGTTCCCGATTCCAATCT GTTCTTCACTCGTATGGATCGCGTCCTTCGCCGTTCTCTCGGTGTCTCTGAGACCGCCAAGGGCGACGAAACTGTTAAGCCCGCTCCTCCAGTCGATGATACTCCTCTCGAAGAGCCTGGTGTCCTACCGGAAGGTGCATTTGAGGACATCATTGATAATACCGCCGACCAGAAAACCTTCCAACCCAAAGTCGATGTCAAAGTCGACGCACTGAATGACGAAGAAATCGAGGAGATGTTGAACAAGAAGGAGCAGGAGGTTAAGCGTGATGAGTTGTGA
- a CDS encoding aldo/keto reductase family protein, which produces MSTSTLPTRRIGNDNVTALGFGAMGIGGLAYGAAGDDEGRFKVLDKLVELGCTNWDTADIYGDSEALIGKWFKRTGKRDQIFLATKFAITPRAYNVRRSLKQQLDKSLGLLGVDAIDLYYVHRIDTTVPIETTVGALAELVKAGKIKYIGLSEPSPATLRRAHKVHPIAAIQVEYSPFVLDIEQKGHLLDTARELGVAVVAYSPLGRGILTGQVTSNADIPDDDFKKHIPKYSEANFPKITSLVNKIKDIGKRHDATPGQVTLAFLLAQGEDIIPIPGTKNIKYAEENLGALKVKLTPEDIKTIRQAITETELTGDQYPAAYMGHYTEIHQNRQKHKSSNIEVE; this is translated from the exons ATGTCTACCTCGACTCTTCCAACTCGTCGTATTGGTAACGACAATGTCACTGCTCTTGGCTTCGGTGCCATG GGAATTGGAGGCTTAGCTTATGGAGCTGCAGGTGACGATGAAGGCAGGTTTAAG GTATTGGACAAACTCGTAGAGTTGGGGTGTACCAACTGGGATACAGCCGACATTTAT GGAGACTCCGAAGCTCTCATTGGAAAGTGGTTTAAAAGGACCGGAAAGCGCGACCAG ATATTCCTGGCTACCAAG TTTGCTATTACCCCAAGG GCTTATAATGTTCGACGAAGCCTAAAACAACAGTTGGATAAATCATTGGGACTTCTCGGGGTCGACGCGATTGATCTATACTATGTGCATCGAATCGACACGACTGTTCCAATTGAAACGACTGTAGGGGCGCTAGCCGAGTTGGTAAA AGCTGGGAAGATCAAATATATTGGCCTTTCAGAGCCATCGCCGGCTACCTTACGTCGGGCACACAAGGTTCATCCTATTGCAGCGATTCAAGTAGAG TACTCTCCATTTGTACTAGATATTGAACAGAAAGGGCACCTCTTGGATACTGCTCGCGAGCTCGGTGTTGCAGTAGTTGCCTACTCACCCCTCGGCCGCGGAATTCTTACAGGCCAAGTT ACGTCCAATGCAGACATTCCAGATGACGACTTCAAAAAGCATATTCCCAAGTACTCCGAGGCCAACTTCCCCAAGATCACCTCCCTTGTCAATAAAATCAAGGATATTGGGAAACGGCACGATGCAACACCAGGGCAGGTTACACTCGCATTCCTTCTTGCACAAGGGGAGGATATTATCCCGATCCCAGG GACGAAAAACATCAAGTATGCAGAAGAAAATCTTGGCGCATTGAAAGTCAAGTTGACCCCTGAAGACATCAAAACGATTCGTCAGGCTATTACTGAGACAGAGCTAACTGGCGACCAGTATCCTGCAGCATATATGGGGCACTATACGGAGATACACCAGAACCGACAAAAGCATAAGTCATCGAATATTGAGGTTGAATGA
- a CDS encoding dihydrofolate synthase — protein sequence MYQRTFQDALYALNHSLQSNAATVAAAKASGPKAELAIQETLRDLRRIGYQPEDLNKLNVIHVTGTKGKGSTCAFCYSLLRKAAPHLKIVSVRERIQIDGKPISEDDFARFFFEVWDRLEATKDQGDPEKPMPMYFKMLTLIAYHAYLSLGVDATILEVGIGGRFDTTNVVPNPIVTGITSLGLDHTSVLGKTLPEIAWQKAGIYKVEWRTCVYRNQPPDSLEVIKQEAEKVQASEFHVVDTVPEMSEIKLGLAGVHQRQNASLAMHLVHRFLQLQCPTIKLPDSLTPIPEVYATGFREARWAGRCQRITDPSKEGLEWLLDGAHTSRV from the exons ATGTACCAACGAACGTTCCAA GACGCATTATACGCACTCAATCATTCCCTTCAATCTAATGCTGCAACTGTAGCAGCTGCAAAAGCATCAGGGCCCAAGGCGGAGCTCGCGATACAAGAAACTCTGCGTGATTTGCGCCGAATTGGGTATCAG CCAGAAGATCTCAACAAGCTAAATGTTATCCATGTAACGGGAACAAAAGGAAAGGGTTCAACATGTGCCTTTTGTTATTCGCTCTTGCGCAAGGCAGCACCCCACTTGAAGATAG TTTCAGTTCGTGAACGTATTCAGATTGATGGTAAACCTATATCCGAAGATGATTTTGCGCGTTTCTTCTTCGAAGTTTGGGATCGCCTAGAGGCAACAAAAGAT CAAGGCGACCCCGAAAAACCTATGCCAATGTACTTCAAGATGCTTACTTTGATCGCGTACCATGCTTACCTTTCTCTCGGGGTCGACGCTACTATCTTGGAGGTCGGAATTGGTGGTCGATTTGATACAACCAACGTTGTACCCAACCCAATTGTAACAGGTATCACTTCTTTGGGTCTTGATCATACCTCTGTTCTCGGAAAAACCTTGCCTGAAATCGCGTGGCAGAAAGCTGGGATATACAAGGTGG AATGGCGTACCTGCGTATACCGTAACCAACCTCCAGACTCTTTAGAAGTGATCAAGCAGGAAGCCGAAAAAGTACAG GCATCGGAGTTTCACGTTGTCGACACGGTTCCAGAAATGTCTGAAATTAAACTTG GGCTTGCTGGTGTTCATCAGCGACAGAACGCATCACTTGCCATGCACCTCGTACATCGTTTCTTACAATTACAATGTCCAACGATCAAGTTGCCCGATTCATTAACTCCTATCCCCGAAGTTTATGCGACTGGCTTCAGGGAAGCGAGGTGGGCAGGCCGTTGTCAACGGATCACAGACCCATCGAAAGAGGGCTTGGAGTGGTTGCTTGATGGGGCCCACACATCGAGAGTTTGA